The following are from one region of the Mesorhizobium sp. B2-8-5 genome:
- a CDS encoding HlyD family type I secretion periplasmic adaptor subunit, translating into MTQSLTFDGRPRTDFRRAAFAGYAAIALMVGGFGYWAAKAPLAGAVITQGTIAATGGNILIQHRDGGIIRQLLVHEGDHVREGQNLIMLDRTAAEADLNRLTRQWIALKTSAARLEAERDGLARLAPIVEPAPAPFQPEFEDLIREQQKEFDARLARFRSEQSILAQRVAMHRESVKGLNAQKLAIEQQAEVVKKELGIKTDLLDKGLTNRTEYSQLLRSEADLVGQAGALEADLASANTQIVEAQAQTERATTQRVEEALTKLDDVRTNLADIEERMRAAQAVLQRTTITAPAAGIVVSSTYNSQGSVVSPGEKIMEILPTSSGLVVDARLRPKDIDQVHVGQQAKLRLSALNARLTPEVPATVSEISADRLIDEATHEPYFRARLKITDALPQDIKREQLYPGTPVDTFISTGDRTFFEYLVRPMMDSFARAFRER; encoded by the coding sequence ATGACGCAGAGCCTCACCTTCGACGGCCGCCCGCGCACCGATTTCCGGCGCGCGGCCTTCGCCGGCTACGCGGCAATCGCGCTGATGGTCGGCGGCTTCGGCTATTGGGCGGCTAAAGCGCCGCTGGCCGGCGCGGTGATCACGCAAGGCACGATCGCGGCGACCGGCGGCAACATCCTGATCCAGCACCGCGACGGCGGCATCATCAGGCAGTTGCTGGTGCATGAAGGCGACCACGTGCGGGAAGGCCAGAACCTCATCATGCTCGACCGGACCGCCGCGGAAGCCGATCTCAACCGCCTGACAAGACAGTGGATCGCGCTCAAGACCAGTGCCGCGCGGCTGGAGGCCGAGCGCGACGGCCTCGCCAGGCTGGCGCCGATCGTCGAGCCCGCGCCAGCGCCGTTCCAGCCGGAATTCGAAGACCTCATCCGCGAACAGCAGAAGGAGTTCGACGCCAGGCTTGCACGGTTCCGCTCGGAGCAATCGATCCTGGCGCAGCGCGTCGCCATGCACCGCGAGTCGGTCAAGGGCTTGAACGCGCAGAAACTCGCCATCGAACAGCAGGCCGAGGTGGTGAAGAAGGAGCTCGGCATCAAGACCGACCTTCTCGACAAGGGCCTCACCAACCGCACCGAATATTCGCAGCTGCTGCGCTCGGAGGCCGACCTGGTCGGGCAGGCCGGCGCGCTGGAGGCGGACCTCGCCTCGGCCAACACGCAGATCGTGGAGGCGCAGGCGCAGACCGAGCGCGCGACCACGCAGCGCGTCGAGGAAGCGCTGACCAAGCTCGACGATGTGCGCACCAATCTCGCCGACATCGAGGAGCGGATGCGCGCGGCGCAAGCGGTGCTGCAGCGCACGACGATCACCGCGCCGGCGGCGGGCATCGTGGTGTCGTCGACCTACAATTCGCAAGGCAGCGTGGTGTCGCCTGGCGAAAAGATCATGGAGATCCTGCCCACGTCATCCGGCCTTGTGGTGGACGCCAGGCTGCGGCCGAAGGACATCGACCAGGTGCATGTCGGCCAACAGGCGAAGCTCAGGCTCTCCGCGCTCAACGCCCGCCTGACGCCGGAAGTCCCGGCCACGGTGAGCGAGATTTCCGCCGATCGGCTGATCGACGAGGCTACTCACGAACCCTATTTCCGCGCCAGGTTGAAAATCACCGATGCCCTGCCCCAGGACATCAAGAGAGAACAGCTCTATCCCGGCACCCCGGTCGACACCTTCATCAGCACCGGCGACCGGACCTTCTTCGAGTATCTGGTACGCCCGATGATGGACTCGTTCGCAAGGGCATTCAGGGAAAGGTAG
- a CDS encoding RidA family protein produces MVKIERYQKNEKLSRIVVHNGTIYLSGLTADDKEADTAGQTRQILKKADALLNGVGADRSRLLFAQIWLKDVEDFDAMNKAWVDWLDGAEPPARATVGASFALPEILVEIQLTAAS; encoded by the coding sequence ATGGTGAAGATTGAAAGATACCAGAAGAACGAGAAGCTCAGCCGGATCGTCGTCCACAACGGAACGATCTATCTTTCCGGTCTGACCGCCGATGACAAGGAAGCCGACACGGCCGGCCAGACCAGGCAGATACTGAAAAAGGCCGATGCGCTTCTGAATGGCGTCGGCGCGGATCGATCGCGGCTGCTGTTCGCGCAGATCTGGTTGAAGGACGTCGAGGATTTCGATGCGATGAACAAGGCCTGGGTCGACTGGCTCGACGGCGCCGAGCCACCGGCCCGTGCCACGGTCGGAGCAAGCTTCGCGCTGCCCGAAATACTTGTCGAAATCCAGCTTACCGCGGCAAGCTGA
- a CDS encoding NAD(P)/FAD-dependent oxidoreductase, protein MLVVVIGSGIVGSSAAYECAKAGAEVVVLEAERIAGGTSAVSFAWTNATTKRPRPYFDLNVAGMRAHLELKRDFGAAPWFTQTGSFDWRTVPESMDDYFENFRQMKEWGYGVEWIDKKLVAEMEPDIDIAAIGDCPVSYYPEEGWVDPVLYSAWLLRAAKERWGAKVRVNARVTEIETEGGRVGAVRTADGERYAADAVVNCTGGWSSQRLGDAQGIPLSSTIGVLAFTPPVALTLRSQLHADDLDIRPDGAGRIMIHKVSVDLTFKKPQPLSPAGDEAKTLLEAAGKVLPSLRAVGVEAIRTTVRPFPEDGYTCAGAMPDVAGHYMAVTHSGVTIGPQLGRVVADEVVRGKIHDEMETFRPQRFFQASAKRAATAHA, encoded by the coding sequence ATGCTCGTCGTGGTCATCGGTTCCGGCATTGTCGGCAGCTCTGCTGCTTATGAATGCGCCAAGGCGGGAGCGGAGGTTGTCGTGCTGGAGGCCGAGAGGATAGCGGGAGGAACGTCGGCGGTAAGCTTTGCCTGGACGAACGCGACAACCAAGCGGCCGCGGCCCTATTTCGATCTCAACGTCGCGGGCATGCGCGCCCATCTCGAACTGAAGCGCGACTTCGGCGCCGCTCCCTGGTTCACGCAAACCGGCAGTTTCGATTGGCGCACGGTGCCGGAGTCGATGGATGATTATTTCGAGAACTTCCGGCAGATGAAGGAGTGGGGCTACGGCGTCGAGTGGATCGACAAGAAGTTGGTCGCCGAGATGGAGCCCGATATCGACATCGCTGCCATTGGCGATTGTCCGGTCTCCTATTATCCGGAGGAGGGCTGGGTCGATCCGGTCCTTTATTCGGCCTGGCTTTTGCGGGCGGCCAAGGAGCGCTGGGGCGCCAAGGTCAGGGTCAACGCGCGCGTGACCGAGATCGAGACCGAAGGCGGCCGCGTCGGGGCGGTTCGCACGGCAGATGGCGAGCGCTACGCCGCCGATGCCGTGGTGAACTGCACCGGCGGCTGGTCCAGCCAGAGGCTCGGCGATGCCCAGGGCATCCCGCTGTCCTCGACGATCGGCGTGCTCGCCTTCACCCCGCCGGTGGCGTTGACGCTGCGCAGCCAGTTGCATGCCGACGATCTGGATATACGGCCGGACGGTGCGGGCCGTATCATGATCCACAAGGTCTCGGTGGATCTGACCTTCAAGAAGCCGCAGCCGCTGAGCCCCGCGGGCGACGAGGCGAAGACGCTGCTGGAGGCGGCAGGCAAGGTCTTGCCTTCGCTTCGCGCCGTGGGTGTGGAAGCGATCCGCACCACCGTGCGACCCTTCCCGGAGGACGGCTACACCTGCGCCGGCGCGATGCCGGACGTCGCCGGCCACTATATGGCCGTGACGCACAGCGGCGTCACCATCGGTCCGCAACTGGGCAGGGTGGTCGCCGACGAGGTCGTACGCGGCAAGATCCATGACGAGATGGAGACGTTTCGTCCGCAGCGCTTCTTCCAGGCCAGCGCAAAACGCGCCGCCACCGCGCATGCATGA
- a CDS encoding ornithine cyclodeaminase family protein — MNAETEFLLIDRNAIRQALTLPLALEATEAALLKTSNGAARQQIRRALDLPGAAGSCLSLMYAALDDRPLFGAKVLSVFPGNFAHGLASHRGGVFLFDKDHGRPVALIDGGELTAWRTAAASTVATRALSRPGSSMLTVLGYGEQARRHVEAISQVRPIRAIHVWGRDLAKARRFAESLSVDGFETEAHRDAGEAVRGADIICTTTSSKQPVLFGRWLPPGVHVNAVGASVASCREIDLECVRRSKIWVDYLPMALVAAGELVEAIESGEIGRDHIRGEIGDVLAGIKPGRAGDADITLYRSLGVPAQDIELANLVYARAREAGLGTSIDFRL; from the coding sequence GTGAATGCCGAGACCGAATTCCTGCTGATCGACAGGAACGCGATCCGCCAGGCATTGACGCTTCCCCTGGCGCTTGAAGCGACCGAGGCGGCGCTGCTCAAGACCTCGAACGGCGCAGCCCGCCAGCAGATCAGGCGCGCGCTCGACCTGCCGGGAGCGGCAGGCAGTTGCCTGTCGCTGATGTATGCCGCGCTTGACGACCGGCCGCTGTTCGGGGCGAAGGTGCTGTCGGTGTTTCCCGGCAATTTCGCCCACGGGCTCGCGTCTCACCGCGGCGGCGTCTTCCTGTTCGATAAGGATCACGGGCGGCCCGTGGCCTTGATCGACGGGGGAGAGTTGACGGCGTGGCGAACCGCGGCCGCCAGCACGGTCGCCACGAGGGCGCTGTCGCGCCCGGGCAGTTCCATGCTGACCGTCCTCGGCTATGGCGAGCAGGCCCGCCGGCACGTCGAGGCCATCTCGCAGGTGCGGCCGATCCGGGCGATCCATGTCTGGGGCCGCGATCTTGCAAAGGCGCGGCGCTTCGCCGAGAGCCTATCGGTCGACGGCTTCGAGACGGAGGCGCATCGCGATGCCGGCGAGGCCGTTCGCGGAGCCGACATCATCTGCACGACGACATCGTCCAAGCAGCCGGTGCTGTTCGGCAGATGGCTGCCGCCCGGCGTCCACGTCAACGCGGTCGGCGCGAGCGTCGCCTCATGCCGCGAGATCGACCTCGAATGCGTGCGCAGATCGAAGATCTGGGTCGATTACCTGCCCATGGCGCTGGTGGCCGCGGGGGAACTGGTCGAGGCGATAGAGAGCGGCGAGATCGGCCGCGACCATATTCGCGGCGAGATCGGCGACGTGCTGGCCGGCATCAAGCCCGGCCGTGCCGGCGATGCCGACATCACCCTTTACCGGTCCCTCGGTGTTCCGGCCCAGGACATCGAGCTTGCCAATCTTGTCTATGCTCGCGCCCGCGAGGCCGGGCTGGGCACTTCGATCGATTTCAGGTTGTGA
- a CDS encoding aminotransferase class V-fold PLP-dependent enzyme — translation MLSCQRDLFSIPRETAYLDAAYMSPIPNAAVAAGEAGVRVKAEPWKMTIASYYDDVEQARQLAASMVGAATDDIAIVAATSYGMAIAAANVAVPAGSAILLMENEHTSHRYVWYDLAQRSGALVDIVAQPADGDWTGAIVSAIRNSGRPIAVVAGTLVHWFEGMAIDLEAVAEAARAAGAALVVDGTQWVGAVPFDVRRVRPDFLVFATYKFLLGPYRLAFLYADPRWHEEGRTLEHHSWNRLGGDRSDFYKVTVAEFLPGARRFDMGERSDFAVLPVAIAAMTLIREWTVSRVFERLRHLNEWVWAEAENRGLPVARPRHPTPHISILDIGDRLSPDAAQELKRVNVHITLRGTRMRVSPHVYNDEADIERLFRSLPLR, via the coding sequence ATGCTGAGCTGCCAGCGCGATCTCTTTTCCATACCCCGCGAGACGGCCTATCTCGACGCCGCCTACATGTCTCCGATCCCGAATGCCGCGGTCGCGGCCGGAGAGGCAGGCGTCAGGGTGAAGGCCGAACCCTGGAAGATGACCATCGCTTCCTATTACGACGATGTGGAACAGGCGCGGCAGCTCGCCGCCTCGATGGTCGGCGCCGCCACCGACGACATCGCCATCGTCGCCGCCACCAGCTACGGCATGGCGATCGCGGCCGCCAACGTGGCGGTTCCGGCGGGTTCGGCGATCCTTCTCATGGAGAACGAGCACACCTCGCACCGATATGTCTGGTACGATCTGGCGCAGCGCTCGGGCGCTCTTGTCGACATCGTCGCGCAACCGGCCGACGGGGATTGGACCGGCGCGATCGTATCGGCAATCCGCAACTCGGGCCGTCCGATCGCGGTCGTTGCCGGCACCCTCGTCCACTGGTTCGAGGGCATGGCGATCGACCTCGAGGCCGTGGCGGAAGCCGCGCGGGCGGCAGGCGCCGCGCTTGTCGTCGACGGCACCCAATGGGTGGGCGCGGTACCCTTCGACGTCCGTCGCGTGCGGCCGGATTTCCTGGTCTTTGCCACCTACAAATTCCTGCTCGGTCCCTATCGCCTGGCCTTCCTCTACGCCGATCCGCGCTGGCACGAAGAGGGCCGCACGCTGGAGCATCATTCATGGAACCGCCTGGGCGGCGACCGGTCCGACTTCTACAAGGTGACGGTGGCGGAGTTTCTGCCGGGCGCGCGGCGCTTCGACATGGGCGAACGCTCCGACTTCGCGGTCCTGCCGGTGGCGATCGCCGCCATGACACTCATCCGCGAATGGACCGTCAGCCGGGTGTTCGAGCGCCTTCGCCACCTCAACGAGTGGGTCTGGGCCGAGGCGGAAAATCGGGGGCTCCCGGTCGCGCGTCCGCGCCACCCGACGCCGCATATCTCGATCCTCGATATCGGCGATCGCCTGTCGCCGGATGCGGCGCAGGAATTGAAGCGCGTCAATGTCCATATCACGCTGCGCGGCACCAGGATGCGCGTGTCGCCGCACGTTTACAATGACGAAGCCGATATCGAGCGCCTGTTCCGCAGCCTGCCGCTCCGTTAG